The Poecilia reticulata strain Guanapo linkage group LG1, Guppy_female_1.0+MT, whole genome shotgun sequence DNA window TATACTTTCCCTCCTCAACTGTAAAGTTTGAAATGATTAACTGCTAATGATTTGGGAATTTGTTCTTACGGCAACACTTTAGAGCAGATACTGACCCCTAGTGGTGAAACTGGAGGCAGCAGCCATACGGAGCTTCGAGCCTAGAACAGGATCTTCATCCCAGAATGTGATGAAGAGGAACAGACAAGAAATGACGTTTGTGTTTCAGGTTAGAGGAAACGGGTCAGCAGAGTCTCTCAGCCCTTTGCTTTCTGTCCAGTTACAATAAAATCCTTTCGCTTCTTGTAGCGAAAGTGGCCAGAGGTTCATATTTCAACTTTAACGCTAAACGTAAACAACTAAATGAATGCGCTATTCttgatttttatgaataatttaatgCTAAACAGTGCATAATTTGTCCTTTGGTCTCGTCTTCCTGCTCTGGGCAGACGACTCGTCCATTTGCTGCTCCTGATGGCCGAGCGTCCCACCTGCTAACGCGCCTCCATGCAAATGGCTAGATTTGTAATTGACCTCACATCTGAACGGAGCCGCCGGCCAAAGAGGATAATGATGAGACGAGGCGCGCTAATGATGTCTTTAGGTTTCAGCACCCCGCGCCACTCTGTCAACTTTGACCCCAGGAAGAGTTTGCTATTGTACGGTTGTGAAAAGTTCAATTAAGCTGTAATTTGAGACGGCGCCTGCAGAATAATGTGAAGGCGGTTGGTGGTCTGACGGTTCGGCCTGAGCTGCCTAATAAGCAGCCTGACTCACTTCCCGGCAGATATCGGCGTCTGTTCCCTGAAGTGAGACGTCGCCAAATAATGACAGCAAGAAGCAACTGAATCTCACTGTGTTTATGATTCATGTTCAGTTATTTACCTGCTTTCAGaaactttttgcatttaaagaaaaaataaatgttggtttGAAGACTCTAAACGGTTTCTGGTAGCTGGAGCTCCAGCAGCTTCCTGCCTGATGGCTCAGCCTCCATCTGATGGTGCATCGGCCATATTAATGGAAGTCCTGCATATTTAGACACATCTGTTCTCTCAGGGGGCAGAAGCTGCTGGGGATTTTTATTCCAGACGTTTTCTTCAAATTAACTCCAGAAATGTGGAGGATTTACATAAACTGCTGAGATAGTTCttaccctttgaactttttaacatttggtGCGTCACAGTGGAACCTCAGTGAGTTTCTCTGGGATTTCATGAGACAGATGAACACAGAACAGAGCGTCGACATGAAAACGGAAGAAAAGAGagactctgtttttatttccacacatAAGCAGGTGGAAGAGCTGCTGTGTTGGTGTCTCATGCTCTGTAGCTGCAGGTCTTCAGGGCTTTAGGAAGGAAGCTAAATACGTCACATCATCCAAATAGAGTCATTGTGGTCAGTAATgagctccagtagcagtcagtctgaGGAgccctctgactgaagactgttgctgtattTAATGCTAACAGCTTCAGATCTGGACTAAGAGATGATGTTCCACTGCAACATGTcctgtgacatcatcagttgtTAGCTGGCTCTGCTAATCcgcctcctttgcttttgctgctcctctttaaatcgcTGTTTGGCTGTTTGGTTAGAAAGACGTTGGAGTTGGGATGTGATGTTGGTTCAATATGATcgatggaaaatgttttgaactttttccttccctctctgctgtttggttctgtGGTGGGGTTTTGGAtttgaggtcaaagttcagggaTAATTTGAGCTTTGGGACGTCAGAGTAAAATGGGTTGAATACAGACAGAGAACActctaaaaaatgttaaactttgtctcattttcttGAGCTGTGCACAGGTTTGTGTTGCTCATcctctgtaaaataaatgagtgGTTGTCCtgtaaaaaagaggaaaaggttTAACGTGATATGAAGCCGTCTGACGGCAGCGTTCATCTACCGCTTCATGTTTCTGCTGAACGTGGATTGGACTGGAATGAACTGTTTCCTGTCTCCCAGCACCAGGAGGTGAACCTCACCTGAAAGCGAGCTGCTGAGAAACGAGCTGACACATCAGATTTTTCTACTGGAGCCAAATAAATATGATTCGTGTTTCTCAGGGAGACACACAGTAAACTATGACTGGAGCAGGTGTGCGAATAACGCGCTGAGTAATTGAGTCCACTGTGCATATTTATGACTAAATAGACGGCCTGTCTGCCGCTGGATTTATTGGTGAGTCTGCGGTTCTGGCGGAGGCCTTGCTTTGCAATCTATGGGTTTATAAAAGGGCTTTAGCAAACACAACAGTCAATCTGTCACTCCAATCAGAATCGGATACCAGCAGAGCAGCCACAGTCAACAGATCATGTTTTTGTAGGCAGGGACTCCAAAGAGCCTTTTGCAAGGAAGTAAAAGCCATTAGGCGGCCAGTTAAGAGCATCAGTGAAGAACGGCGCTCTGATAGGAATGCATCAAAACAGACACTTCATTTCCATATGTTTGTAATAAGCCAGGCTGAGGCTGTGTGTCCTGGTGCTGCTGTCCGTTCCTGAGCCTCATGTTCAACCAGGAGACCAAAAGACACAGAAGTGAAAAACTGGAAAGTCTCGACCTATTAGGCATCATCACATGAGGGGTCAAAGGTGAGTGATGTTGGCTCCAACATCACTGAAATAACGCTCACTTTGACTCCTGCATGTGTAAATATGGAGTTAAAAGTTTAACTTACTTTAAACTTATGGCTACAGTTTAATATATAGATATAAGGTCATAGAAAGGTCACGGtattttgattgaaaaataCATAGGACATGTTTTACTTAACATCTTTGTTAGACATTAAAATGATCATGCCCTACCATGCATTGTGTTTACATTTGATAAAAATCTCATATTCTTCCTAACCCTTTATTCTGAGATGATGAAGCTACTGGGACAGTTTTACGGTGCCGTTTGTGAAGTTACGCAGTAAAAATTAACAGGAattatttgggttatttagtCTGTCATAAGCAAGAAAAATGGAGATTAATTTTCCAAGTCATATTTTCCCatgtaattaattcatttttaaatgtcacagtgTCTAATGAATGTCTAAGTAGCAAGtttaatatttagctccaaactaaatatttagttaaacaTTTTGCTCCATAGATATTTAGTGAGCATGCTAActatttagctccaaattaaaaatttagctaaatatttagctagcttaaatgttttgttagctcagagttaaatatttagctaatgtGCAAATTCACTAGCTGAAGAGAAGAACtggactttcaaaataaaagctgggtctCCAGAACGTGTAAGTAACCCAAATCATTATTAATTCTTGACTGTGTAACTTACCCTCTTATTTTAAGCTCTGCTTTCTAAGATCCCACCTTGGCAGCAGGTTCCCACAGCCGTGGCTGTAAAAGCGCCGTCATCCTCTGGGCTCTTTAGAGCAAAGTAATTAAAACGCTTGTGAGGCTGTGACACAGTGAAGCAGCGTGGAAATGACACTGGGACAGCTGGGAGGACGCGGCCACCCAGTGTTTAACTGAGATGCAGGGGGCCAAAACCCTGGAGGCGTCATTAATGCGATGGCATTTACAGATCCTGGCTCAACGACTGGATCAGAGCAGGAAGTGAGGAATCTGCTGGGGCTCGTTTCTGTCAGGCCTCAAACACAAACAGGCCTCCAGCTCCACCAAATACACATGCTGATTGGCCAGAGCATTTCTGGTCAGGTGTGAGAGACAATCGGTTCTGTTGGGATTTGAGCTGATCTGAAATCAGCAGAAAACTGATGGATTTCATGTTTCTGCTGAGGCTCCAGGTCAGCAGGAAAAGCTTCTCTTCATGTTTCTGAACATTAAACTCTGAGGCTCTGCAGTAAATATTACATATGATTCCTTCAGCCTGAAACTCACCCAGGCTTAATGAYGCTCAGGTTCACTTCATAATGCATTTGTTTATTATACAggataaacattaaaatgttgaaatatgtaARGGATTTACATTCAaagtttacaataaaatgatatTGAATTATCTTGTTTCTCTCTGAGATCCACAGCAGTCGATGTTCTCCATCAGTTCATCAGAGCAGATCGGTGAACTACGTCAGTTTACAGTGTCATAACTTGATCCTTGGCAGCTTTTCAGCAGAAATTCTTCActtctctgaaaaaataaaataatacagcTTAGTTGAgccaaaaattattaaaaaattatttgttttttgatttttggagttttttgtcGTAAAATCTCTTTTCAATTtgaaattgatcattttcataGATCTACCAGAGAGGAGCTGCAGTTCTGAGGCGATGTCTGTTGGTTTAACCGAGATCTTTGAGGATCTGTAACATGAGAACCTGTTGGTGTTATGAAATATCATCAGCAGAGGATCATATTAAAgatcaaaaatctaaaatatttttccatatatACCTCTTTTCTGTGTTCTGCGATGGATGTAAAGACATATCCCAACACCAATGATGACCAGAGGGACAACAACACTCAGCGATACGACCGAAAGATTAGCTGAGCCTGAAAACCagcaaaaaatcaaaatatttatcatcataaaaacttaagaaaacagaaattaatcCAGAGAAACATGTGATCAGGTGAAGCCTCATTCTAATCCAGAGATAATCTCCTCATTTCCATCAGAATCCGCCTGCAGGAGGGAATtgattaatacatttgtttcatCTGTTGATCAGAACTGAGCTGcatgtaggcctgtcacaataacaaattttgctgagcaattttctaaaaaattattgtgattaACAATATTGTTTCAAGATTTCATTGTAATGACATAATGCAtgctatttcctgccatagatacactttattttcaaaagaacatataacactggaactgataaactaaataaacaaaaacaaaaataaaatggattctcagactccattaacaaaaaatgtacttgaataaaaactaaacaacataaaaccaaagtggaaataaatacagcattcaactaaaagagtgcagattatgaagtctgtatattATATtccccttcagtaatcactagatttaaatagagaagatgggcacatcccactATCTAATGCAATAattcacactacacgattttttgcccccattttcTCCTCATGACGATCTTAGATCGTTGGTCGATCTAAGAtcgtcgctggtgatttcgtaaccgatcatcctgcagtgtggtTTAGATCGACGTGgtcgctccgatctaaatcaggggttttgccgttaaagctgaatgtgacaggtagccaatcagaaagcgcggattctcctcctgctttctgaggggaaattacggaggggaatcccaaacagctgaaacagcgcaacccgaagtccagcggacatcggagatgataagTGGAAacatcattaatgtttattcaacattttgtgcaaagaatatagaaacgACCAGGAGAgaagttggagccaaattggtacctcagttgatgaacccggtaagttttcagctgttcatcgttaaagtgacataaataggttataatgattttcattcagtcaggactttacgctgagccacatgcatcacaggtagattctagtaaagcattgattaatgcctggttttaaaattagttaactggacttgtagtcgttattttgtgcccatgtggctggaccccacacggcacgacgaacccgatcgaacctgatcgaacctgatcgaaccgttatacctgggatttctgtccgCTAATGTGTCTCAGGTTGGAAAATGGGCCGAtaactcgtgtaatgtgcgctggacattagactaaggaaatgaagaagggagggtcagtggagagacGGGAGCTGAGCCCTTTTTCATTCaatgtcatcaacagaaagaaaaaaagtcaggaagagacgataacgacataattaaaatcaggtcgataggtttaatttatcgtttatcgcgacaggcctaggtGCATGTCGTTCAGACTTTGATAAACTTATTATTCGTCCAGCCTAGACAACCTTTTACCTGCATTATGACATGTCAGCTGCTGAGAGTTCAGAGTTTTTCTCTCCATGCTGACGGGGTTTTGTGCCTKGCATCTGTAGGTGGAGGAATCCTCCGACCCGATGTGCAGCGGCAGCCTGAGGATGGAGTCGTTCTGGTTGCTGATGTGGGTGATGCTGATGTTTCCTCTGAACCAGGTCAGGTTCACTTCAAGCCCGTTCTCCACTGAACAGGTTACTTTGCAGGAGCTGTTGGTTGGTGGAWCCGTCGACTTGGAGATGTTGGGAACAGAGACGTGATCTAAAGGAGAAGAGAAGATGAAGTTCACACAAAACATCCAAACGCAAAAGTAACCTGAAAAAATAACCATTAAAATCAGAGGAGCTGTCAGggttaaaacttttttacaYCTTTAATTTCTtaagttttcagcttttgtccCATTTTCCAAAAAGRAAATMATGAATTTGAACTCTGAACTAGTGGAACTAATGTGTTTCTATCATTTATTGGccgaaataaaaaacaaaatgaaggtRAATAACCAATCAATCTGGTATGTTAATCAGCTCTGAGTTTCCCTCACGCATGAAAACGATTCAGATTTAATCTGCAGGAtgaattcaaacacaaagttgaacattttaaacatccagaACTGCCCTTTAAAGTAAAGGTTGGGCTTTTTATAACATTACAGTAgagtattttccgcactataaggcacaccttcaatgaatggcctattttaaaacttttttcatatataaggcagaCCACATTaaaaggcgcatagaatagacgctacagtttcggttgccaatttgttccttacttaaccagcgttctgacaactatcccagcatgcaccgcgcacttcttcttctacaggcgaaaatgaagttggcggctgcttaMcgtagctgctagacctgttgtggttcaatattggtccatatataaggagcaccggattataaggcgcactgtcggcttttcaGGAAATCGAAGGTTTTTGGGTGCCTAATAGTGCGGAAATTacgtaaacattttaaaaatcattttctcagAGGTttttgcttgtctttttttttacgtttcttcttttccagcttgtttctggttttctgttGAGTAGAAAAACTCTTTTAAACCCAAACCTGTCAGGGTGGAGAGAGTTATAGCTACAATACGTTTTGGTTTCTGATTATCTTGATTTCAAGCCTTCAAAAAGTCTATATCCTGCATAATGTTAACACTGAAggatgcagagaaaaaaacttaTCAGACAAACTGAGGATCAGGAATGAAGAGcatgaagaaattaaaaaagaggTTATAGAAGCAAAGTTAGTGACCATCAGCTGTAAACTCAGGACTAAAGTCATTTATGTTTTCCAGTCACTGATGCAGGATTCCTCTTCTTCCGGTTAAATTTGATAATTTATTGAAGTGGTTTAGATatcaaagcaacaaaatgatgTCACcagaacaaaactgaagttctggaaatgaaatggtaaaaaaaatcattttaaaatgatttaccaCGGTGTCAGcagttttatcagaacaaacAGTTAATTTACCAGAGGAGTGGATGCAGTTGAGATTaaatcacattattatttttaatgattctGTAGAAAAGCTTCATGAGTTATGATAGATCCAGAGCTGTTTCTGAAACACGTACCGTACACTGTGACATCATATATTCCTGAATGGTATGGATATCCATGCTTCCGTATCCTAAAATAGTATTTTCCACAAAAGCTTTTTGTTATCTGAGGGATTTTCAGGTCTCCCTTAGTTAGATTAAGAAACACATTATCAAAAATATCTCCATGTTTGCTGGGGCATTTTTTACTGTTGGCGATCTCTCTTTCAGGAAACAGTTTGCCGAACAACCAGGAGATAACATGATCCTCCTCCAGTCTTTGCAGTTTGGAGCTCAGAGTGACATTGAAGCCAACCAGAAAATTCTGTTCAATATAATCATTACCGTCTGAAAAATCagaaacacaatgtttttaatAGTTCTGTAGAAAAGCTTCATGAGTCACGGTAGATCCAGAGCTGTTTCTGAAATACTTACCGTACACTGTGACATCATATTTTCCTGAACTGAATGGATATCCATGCTTCCGTATCCTAAAATAGTATTTCCCATGAAAGCTTTTTGTTATCTGAGGGATTTTCAGGTCTCCATTAGTTAGATTAAGAAACACATTATCAAAAATATCTCCATGTTTGCTGGGACATGTTTTACTGTTGGCGATCTCTCTTTCAGGAAACAGTTTGCCATAAAACCAGGAGATAACTTGATGCTCCTCCAGTCTTAGCAGTTTGGAGCTCAGAGTGACATTGAAGTCAACCAGAAAATCCAGTTCATCATATTTATCACTGTCTGAATAATCAGAAACacagtgttaaattatttattagaaatgtagttgcatataaaaaacatgttaaaagatTAGTTTTTTGTAAAGAGAGACAATTTTTGATTCAAGTCCACAAAAGAACtgaaaaagttgtgaaaaaaaattagaaatgaagCCGAATCAGTAAAAAATT harbors:
- the LOC103472460 gene encoding natural killer cell receptor 2B4 isoform X2: MVIFSGYFCVWMFCVNFIFSSPLDHVSVPNISKSTXPPTNSSCKVTCSVENGLEVNLTWFRGNISITHISNQNDSILRLPLHIGSEDSSTYRCXAQNPVSMERKTLNSQQLTCHNAGSANLSVVSLSVVVPLVIIGVGICLYIHRRTQKRDPQRSRLNQQTSPQNCSSSLRSEEFLLKSCQGSSYDTVN
- the LOC103472460 gene encoding natural killer cell receptor 2B4 isoform X1, which translates into the protein MVIFSGYFCVWMFCVNFIFSSPLDHVSVPNISKSTXPPTNSSCKVTCSVENGLEVNLTWFRGNISITHISNQNDSILRLPLHIGSEDSSTYRCXAQNPVSMERKTLNSQQLTCHNAGSANLSVVSLSVVVPLVIIGVGICLYIHRRTQKRGSHVTDPQRSRLNQQTSPQNCSSSLRSEEFLLKSCQGSSYDTVN